From the Desulfosarcina sp. BuS5 genome, one window contains:
- a CDS encoding YgiT-type zinc finger protein, producing MMPFKKCPICGGELKEKEVEKLLRGGNHTATLRVHAEVCLYCGERLYTEETVRFFEQIRNKLKHQELLGFQPLGQSFKVDVNWPNKANAADARTSRG from the coding sequence ATGATGCCATTTAAAAAATGTCCAATTTGCGGTGGTGAACTGAAAGAGAAGGAAGTAGAAAAACTTCTGCGTGGTGGAAATCATACGGCAACTCTACGAGTCCATGCTGAAGTATGCTTGTATTGTGGGGAACGCTTATATACTGAAGAGACGGTAAGGTTCTTTGAGCAAATCAGAAACAAATTGAAACACCAGGAGCTGTTGGGTTTTCAGCCCTTGGGACAATCATTTAAGGTAGATGTCAATTGGCCTAACAAAGCAAATGCAGCCGACGCTCGTACCTCGCGCGGCTGA
- a CDS encoding ASKHA domain-containing protein, which yields MKETNRFPSTHLVTISSFKDLVSYPNDSDLSWHEKHLVVVPEAESATGEDLTISQVDLDSLIRSKAAMYTILETITLSVGILLNELSKFYVAGTFGSFIDPGSAISIGMLPDLPIDTYQTLGNSSLGGASMALTSCEHIDEIYSIRDSITYLELNVNQDFMNRFSAARFLPHTNRALFPSVS from the coding sequence ATGAAGGAAACAAACCGTTTCCCGAGCACCCACTTGGTAACAATATCGAGTTTCAAAGACCTTGTGTCTTATCCCAACGATTCGGATTTATCTTGGCACGAAAAGCATCTTGTTGTGGTGCCTGAAGCAGAGTCGGCCACAGGCGAGGATCTTACAATAAGTCAGGTTGACCTTGACAGTTTGATCAGGTCCAAGGCTGCCATGTACACAATCCTGGAGACGATTACATTATCAGTCGGTATTCTTTTGAATGAACTTTCGAAGTTTTATGTTGCAGGAACATTCGGTTCTTTTATAGATCCCGGATCTGCAATATCTATCGGCATGCTTCCAGATCTGCCCATAGATACTTATCAGACTCTCGGCAATAGTTCCCTTGGTGGCGCTTCTATGGCGCTTACTTCATGCGAGCATATTGATGAGATTTATAGCATAAGGGACAGCATTACTTACCTTGAACTCAATGTTAATCAGGATTTTATGAACCGTTTCAGCGCAGCCAGGTTTCTCCCCCATACCAACAGGGCGCTTTTCCCTTCCGTGTCATAG
- a CDS encoding helix-turn-helix domain-containing protein: protein MNNDNRLLLIISNNIRKLRKAQGLSQEQLAELSNLHRTYIGAVERAERNITVNSLDKIAKALNTDAKNLLAEND, encoded by the coding sequence ATGAATAATGATAACCGATTGCTTTTAATAATCTCAAATAATATTCGGAAGCTCCGGAAAGCGCAAGGCTTATCTCAGGAACAGCTAGCAGAACTTTCAAACTTGCACCGAACCTATATAGGTGCGGTCGAAAGAGCTGAACGCAATATCACTGTTAACTCATTAGATAAGATTGCTAAGGCATTGAATACAGACGCTAAAAACTTGTTGGCTGAAAATGACTAA
- a CDS encoding integron integrase — protein sequence MDQVKEVLRYHHYAYRTEVTYCQWIVRYIHYYGGKTHPREMGRQQVEAFLSNLVGKKNVAASTQRQALNALVFLYREVLDMPIEGEMMPIRSKKKVHPPTVLTKEEVQGMFLKLKGTHLLMAKLLYGAGLRLMECIRLRIQDVDFGQNKIYVRGGKGGKDRLSVLPQNIRDELRFHIDRVIVQHHEDLVEGFGAVYLPHALDRKYPNAARETGWQYVFPAKKRSIDPRSGREMRHHVLETGLQKAVKRAVTQSGIHKKAGCHTLRHSFATHMLENGINIRVLQTLMGHADVKTTEIYTHVMKKDIDAIESPLDQW from the coding sequence ATGGATCAAGTCAAAGAAGTTTTACGTTACCATCATTATGCATATCGCACAGAAGTTACGTATTGTCAATGGATTGTGCGGTATATCCACTATTATGGAGGAAAGACCCATCCACGAGAAATGGGGAGACAACAAGTTGAAGCCTTTCTGTCAAACCTGGTGGGTAAAAAAAATGTGGCGGCATCCACACAGCGTCAGGCTTTAAATGCCCTGGTTTTCCTTTATAGGGAGGTTTTGGATATGCCTATTGAGGGAGAAATGATGCCTATACGCTCAAAGAAAAAGGTACATCCTCCAACGGTTTTGACGAAAGAGGAAGTTCAAGGCATGTTTTTAAAACTGAAAGGAACCCATTTGTTAATGGCAAAACTGTTGTATGGCGCCGGGTTACGCTTGATGGAATGTATTCGATTAAGGATTCAGGATGTCGATTTTGGTCAAAACAAAATTTATGTCAGAGGAGGAAAAGGAGGAAAAGACAGGCTGAGCGTGCTTCCACAAAATATTCGGGATGAATTACGTTTCCATATTGATCGAGTGATTGTGCAGCATCACGAGGATCTGGTGGAAGGATTCGGGGCGGTTTACTTGCCCCACGCACTGGACAGGAAGTATCCGAATGCGGCAAGGGAAACGGGATGGCAATATGTTTTTCCCGCAAAAAAACGATCAATTGATCCTCGGTCAGGTAGGGAAATGCGTCATCATGTTTTAGAAACAGGACTTCAAAAAGCGGTAAAACGGGCAGTGACTCAATCGGGAATTCATAAAAAAGCAGGATGTCATACCCTTCGTCATAGTTTTGCAACGCATATGTTGGAAAATGGTATAAATATCAGAGTATTGCAAACATTGATGGGTCACGCTGATGTAAAAACCACAGAAATTTATACCCATGTGATGAAAAAAGATATTGACGCGATAGAGAGTCCATTGGATCAGTGGTGA
- a CDS encoding deoxyribonuclease IV gives MNIIVPKSILGAHLSIAKGLHTAIYEAEKLNCNALQIFTKNAATWKEKRVTPDDIDLFKLAMTETGIKQIASHTSYLINLAATDKKKHAMSRKALQDELIRSSFLGIPYVVLHPGSHMGSGEQKGIEQISDSINEIFSGIPDLNTRLLLETTAGQGSGIGHSFEQIASILEKIENINKAGVCLDTCHIFAAGYDIRTGEVYNETIKIFDEIIGLQQLYLMHLNDSKKELGSRVDRHEQIGKGFIGLKAFELIMNDNRLRNIPKIIETPKGKEGNKMDRINLDTLVGLIYERPL, from the coding sequence ATGAATATAATAGTACCAAAATCTATTTTAGGGGCGCATCTCTCCATTGCCAAAGGTTTGCATACGGCAATTTATGAAGCAGAGAAGCTTAATTGCAACGCTCTTCAGATTTTTACAAAAAATGCAGCAACCTGGAAGGAAAAGCGCGTAACCCCTGATGATATTGATCTATTTAAACTTGCCATGACGGAAACCGGGATCAAACAAATAGCCTCCCATACATCCTACCTTATCAATCTTGCGGCCACAGACAAAAAAAAACATGCCATGTCACGCAAGGCTCTTCAGGATGAGCTGATAAGATCCTCCTTCCTCGGCATTCCGTATGTTGTACTGCATCCGGGATCACATATGGGAAGCGGTGAACAAAAAGGAATAGAACAGATATCGGATTCCATAAATGAAATTTTTTCCGGTATTCCTGATTTAAACACACGGCTCCTGCTTGAAACTACTGCCGGCCAGGGTTCCGGCATTGGACATAGCTTTGAACAGATTGCATCAATTTTAGAGAAAATTGAAAATATAAATAAAGCCGGGGTCTGTCTTGATACCTGCCATATTTTTGCAGCCGGCTATGATATTAGAACCGGGGAAGTATATAATGAAACAATTAAAATATTTGATGAAATTATAGGCCTTCAGCAACTATATCTGATGCATCTGAATGACTCAAAAAAAGAGCTGGGATCAAGGGTCGATCGCCACGAGCAGATCGGCAAGGGATTTATAGGATTAAAGGCTTTTGAACTGATTATGAACGATAACAGGCTCCGAAATATCCCCAAAATAATCGAGACCCCCAAAGGTAAGGAAGGGAATAAAATGGACCGGATTAATCTGGATACCCTTGTCGGCCTTATTTATGAACGCCCATTATAG
- a CDS encoding type II toxin-antitoxin system PemK/MazF family toxin — MSVYIPKQGDIIAITFDPQAGHEQKGRRPALVVSKDLFNRSTGLSIVCPITNTDRDFPFHVSIPEASKLTGFVMVEQVKSVDFRARRVKRIERRNDELLSEVLSILDACIYE, encoded by the coding sequence ATGTCAGTCTATATTCCGAAGCAGGGAGACATAATCGCAATTACATTTGATCCACAAGCTGGGCATGAGCAAAAAGGACGCCGACCAGCATTGGTTGTCAGCAAGGATCTATTCAATAGAAGCACTGGTTTATCTATTGTGTGCCCAATTACAAATACTGACCGTGACTTTCCCTTTCACGTATCAATACCAGAGGCAAGCAAGTTGACCGGTTTCGTCATGGTTGAGCAAGTAAAATCAGTTGATTTCCGAGCTCGCCGTGTTAAACGTATCGAGCGGCGGAACGACGAACTGTTGTCTGAAGTACTTTCAATATTAGATGCTTGTATATATGAATAG
- a CDS encoding AbrB/MazE/SpoVT family DNA-binding domain-containing protein, with protein MLAKIQKWGNSQGLRITKALLSDAQINVGDDVNIFVKDGALIVTPAQKVRKKYNLKDLVAKIPKGHQTKETDWGEPVGKEVW; from the coding sequence ATGCTTGCAAAAATTCAAAAATGGGGAAATAGTCAAGGACTTCGCATCACAAAGGCATTGCTTTCAGATGCGCAGATAAATGTAGGCGATGACGTCAATATTTTTGTAAAAGACGGCGCCTTAATCGTCACCCCGGCCCAAAAAGTCCGTAAGAAATATAATCTCAAGGATCTTGTTGCGAAAATTCCCAAAGGACATCAAACCAAAGAAACCGATTGGGGAGAACCAGTTGGAAAAGAGGTCTGGTAA
- a CDS encoding DnaJ domain-containing protein — protein sequence MIPYLFMVAISGFIVARHAKLKGRSPVEWFIFGALVPGISLLVVGLIKPWDQFDYNKTLTNNGQLQEDYENDTLDQKDIDDNSTSFEDHGALSEDFEKIRSEYFKAERLKKEAETDREKARLARQEAEEIRRKAFEEWEKIRTNLNASKHDMENPYNVLGVHENDSFDTIKEVYRKLVQIYHPDKHMRTNRLSIKQKNNLLSRINAAYDWIAEHHGKM from the coding sequence ATGATTCCCTATTTATTTATGGTGGCAATTAGTGGGTTTATAGTAGCAAGGCATGCAAAACTCAAAGGAAGAAGCCCAGTAGAATGGTTCATCTTTGGCGCATTGGTGCCTGGGATATCACTTCTAGTCGTTGGGCTAATCAAACCATGGGATCAATTTGATTATAATAAAACTTTAACCAATAACGGTCAGCTACAAGAAGATTACGAAAACGACACGCTGGATCAAAAAGACATTGATGATAATTCAACTTCTTTTGAAGATCATGGTGCTCTTTCTGAGGATTTTGAAAAGATTCGTTCTGAATATTTTAAAGCAGAAAGGTTAAAAAAAGAAGCTGAGACAGACAGGGAAAAAGCAAGGTTGGCACGTCAAGAAGCCGAAGAAATAAGGCGAAAAGCTTTTGAGGAATGGGAGAAAATCAGAACAAATTTGAATGCATCTAAACATGACATGGAAAATCCTTATAATGTACTAGGAGTTCATGAAAATGATTCATTTGACACAATTAAAGAGGTTTATAGAAAACTCGTACAAATCTATCATCCTGACAAACACATGAGAACTAATAGATTATCAATAAAACAAAAGAATAATCTGCTATCTCGTATTAATGCTGCCTATGATTGGATTGCAGAACATCATGGAAAAATGTAG
- a CDS encoding type II toxin-antitoxin system VapC family toxin, with protein sequence MSNSILIDTNVLIYAVDADSQFHNRAWNILLDPEVRLFTTSKNISEFLVVLTRNVEIGLSTGECLEILKELLRDIVVLYPTPKSFKIFEELIQKYNPRGLWIHDVEIASIGISYGVSTIVTRNVSDFRRIKEISIKEI encoded by the coding sequence ATGAGTAATTCTATATTAATAGACACAAATGTTCTTATTTACGCAGTTGATGCTGATTCTCAGTTTCATAACCGAGCATGGAATATTTTATTAGATCCAGAAGTAAGACTTTTTACAACATCAAAGAATATTTCTGAATTTTTAGTAGTCTTGACAAGAAATGTAGAGATAGGATTATCAACAGGTGAATGTTTGGAGATATTAAAAGAATTATTAAGAGATATTGTTGTGCTTTATCCCACCCCGAAATCATTTAAAATCTTTGAGGAATTAATTCAAAAATATAATCCTCGTGGTTTATGGATACATGATGTGGAAATAGCTAGTATTGGCATTTCATATGGTGTTTCAACTATAGTTACGAGAAATGTTTCTGATTTTAGACGAATAAAGGAAATAAGTATAAAAGAAATATAA
- the ltrA gene encoding group II intron reverse transcriptase/maturase: protein MGDTQRSQTISTKSREIARTVACNSRPIEWGQPPVLTGGSSLIKIELLAQNNHELVFTSVVHRIDFDLLKQSFRKIRKSESAGVDKVTAKEYAENLDQNLYNLYERLRRGQYVASPVKRIWIDKEGGEKRPIGIPVLEDKIVQKAAAAILNVIFDRNFYNFSHAFRKGRSQHMAIKDLREQCLKQNISWIVSADITGLFDNINHELLKDMIRRRVSDGGMIRLIGKWLNAGVMEEGNLTYSETGTPQGGVISPVLSNIFLHYVLDDWYVKEVIPRMKGRCSIIRWADDFILGFEYEKDALRVMDVLPRRFEQFELSLHPEKTKLIRFSKRISGKGNGTFDFLGFTFYWSKSLKGYMVIKKKTARKRSSRFMKRIWIWCKDNRHKPMAEQYEILCSKLRGFYQYFGVISNYKVLEVVFEYTEKAWRRWLSRRSHKGEVMFEDLRTTYPLPLPRIVHNI, encoded by the coding sequence ATGGGAGATACACAGAGGTCACAAACCATATCAACAAAAAGCCGAGAAATTGCAAGAACGGTCGCTTGCAATTCCAGACCGATAGAATGGGGACAACCACCGGTATTAACAGGTGGGTCATCCCTTATCAAAATCGAGCTGCTTGCTCAAAATAATCATGAACTGGTATTTACATCAGTAGTCCATCGGATAGACTTTGATTTACTGAAACAATCCTTTCGTAAAATTCGGAAAAGCGAATCTGCAGGAGTGGACAAGGTTACGGCAAAGGAGTATGCCGAAAATCTTGATCAAAACCTCTATAATCTGTATGAACGACTGCGGAGAGGACAGTACGTTGCGTCTCCTGTAAAGCGTATCTGGATAGACAAGGAAGGAGGGGAAAAGCGTCCAATTGGCATACCTGTACTTGAGGATAAAATTGTCCAGAAAGCAGCAGCAGCCATATTGAATGTCATATTTGACAGGAATTTTTACAATTTTTCCCATGCATTCAGAAAAGGTCGGAGCCAACACATGGCAATCAAAGATTTACGTGAGCAATGCTTGAAGCAGAATATCAGCTGGATAGTAAGCGCAGATATTACAGGACTATTTGACAATATTAATCACGAGTTACTTAAAGACATGATACGTCGGAGAGTAAGTGACGGCGGAATGATTCGCCTGATAGGGAAGTGGTTGAATGCAGGCGTAATGGAGGAAGGCAACCTGACGTACTCTGAAACGGGCACTCCACAGGGAGGAGTAATTTCCCCTGTGCTCAGTAATATCTTTCTTCATTATGTTTTAGATGACTGGTACGTGAAAGAAGTGATCCCCCGGATGAAAGGGAGATGCTCCATCATACGCTGGGCGGATGATTTCATCCTCGGGTTCGAGTATGAAAAAGACGCATTGCGTGTCATGGATGTATTACCCAGGCGGTTCGAACAGTTCGAGCTGTCACTTCACCCGGAAAAGACAAAACTGATTCGATTTTCCAAACGCATTAGCGGAAAGGGAAACGGGACGTTTGATTTTTTAGGGTTTACATTTTACTGGTCAAAATCATTAAAAGGGTACATGGTAATAAAGAAAAAGACGGCAAGAAAGCGTTCAAGCCGTTTTATGAAGAGAATATGGATATGGTGCAAGGATAACCGTCATAAGCCAATGGCCGAGCAGTATGAGATTCTTTGCAGTAAACTGCGAGGTTTTTACCAGTACTTTGGAGTAATAAGTAACTACAAAGTGCTGGAAGTTGTGTTTGAATATACTGAGAAAGCATGGCGTCGATGGTTAAGCCGAAGAAGTCACAAGGGCGAAGTAATGTTCGAGGACTTGCGCACAACATACCCACTGCCATTACCCAGAATAGTCCATAATATTTGA
- a CDS encoding Panacea domain-containing protein yields the protein MASIRDICLYILRKYPHKDELSNARLTKMIYLSDWLNSIKHGKQITDIEWFYDNYGPFVWDVFNEIAQNDDLFSIEATYNLYGGEKKLVTLKKKETPEISESEKEIIDKVIEKTKSMYWNDFIKLVYSTYPILSSEKYTHLNLIDKAKEYKKQKQLKGEQSASRAKINPNRWDKTQGL from the coding sequence ATGGCATCGATAAGAGATATCTGTTTGTATATACTAAGAAAATACCCACATAAAGATGAGCTTTCAAATGCTCGATTAACCAAAATGATATACTTATCTGATTGGCTAAACTCGATAAAGCATGGGAAGCAAATTACAGATATCGAATGGTTTTATGACAATTATGGGCCGTTCGTTTGGGATGTATTTAATGAAATAGCCCAAAATGATGACTTGTTTAGTATTGAAGCAACCTATAATTTATATGGCGGAGAAAAAAAGCTTGTTACTTTAAAGAAAAAGGAAACCCCAGAGATTTCTGAATCAGAAAAAGAAATCATTGATAAAGTTATTGAGAAAACAAAGTCAATGTACTGGAATGATTTTATCAAACTTGTTTATTCAACTTATCCTATTTTAAGTTCTGAAAAATATACTCATTTAAACTTGATTGACAAGGCAAAGGAATATAAAAAACAAAAGCAATTAAAGGGCGAACAAAGCGCTTCTCGTGCCAAGATAAATCCGAATCGTTGGGATAAGACACAAGGTCTTTGA
- a CDS encoding protein-disulfide reductase DsbD family protein, with amino-acid sequence MNFAVRICAFIFLVSCFNSVGSGLCRDGVDISAALRAEKGTEKILVINFSVPSDHYIYADKIKVDVKQPPDVLLVPDNIPEPIKKTDPFFNKILLVYTENFFVRYKVKNLDNNEHLNIEVSYQGCDRKLCFMPASKRFQLTLLKKSRSSQDVLKDFKAVEPDKKLDWKELAGSFKISKRLVGYTDADEFLNFIDPAKADAAGSSSGLLERFNQGGIQLALILILLGGLALNLTPCVLPMIPVNIAIIGAGAQAGSKIRGFSIGLVYACGIALAYGIIGGIVVITGSTFGALNSNPWFNLGIALIFIILALAMFDILTIDFSRFQPAGRLNKNKGFFIVFFMGGVSALLAGACVAPVVIAMLVFASQVYSQGNFIGIFMPFFLGIGMGSPWPFAGAGLSLLPRPGKWMLVIKKIFAVIILLSGFYYGHLAYGIYKTAQDPNKTFYWHSTIRIDYKGWHDNLGRALGIANKEKKPLLIDFWASWCKNCTAMDKTTLKNELVNKKLKPFIKLKFRAERPDSKEIKEVLDYFGVMGLPTFLILEPIRDVD; translated from the coding sequence ATGAATTTTGCCGTAAGAATTTGTGCGTTCATATTTTTAGTATCTTGTTTTAACTCCGTCGGATCCGGATTATGCCGGGATGGTGTTGATATATCGGCCGCGCTCCGGGCGGAAAAAGGAACGGAAAAAATTCTTGTTATAAATTTCTCTGTTCCGAGTGACCATTATATATATGCGGATAAAATTAAAGTAGACGTGAAACAACCTCCCGATGTTCTGCTTGTGCCGGATAATATCCCCGAACCGATTAAAAAAACTGATCCGTTTTTCAACAAAATACTTTTAGTATATACGGAAAATTTTTTTGTTAGATATAAAGTCAAAAACCTGGATAATAATGAACATCTGAATATTGAAGTATCTTATCAGGGATGCGACCGGAAACTCTGCTTTATGCCGGCATCAAAAAGGTTTCAATTAACCCTGTTGAAAAAAAGCCGCTCATCGCAAGATGTTTTAAAAGACTTCAAGGCGGTAGAGCCTGACAAAAAATTAGATTGGAAAGAACTCGCCGGTTCTTTTAAAATCAGTAAAAGGCTGGTCGGGTATACTGATGCCGATGAATTTCTAAATTTTATTGATCCTGCAAAAGCAGATGCAGCCGGCAGCAGCTCCGGCCTTCTGGAACGTTTTAACCAAGGGGGTATCCAGCTTGCTCTTATTTTGATTTTGCTGGGCGGGCTGGCTTTAAACTTAACCCCTTGTGTGCTGCCGATGATTCCGGTTAATATTGCGATAATAGGTGCAGGTGCGCAGGCCGGTTCCAAAATCCGCGGTTTTTCCATAGGTCTTGTTTATGCTTGCGGGATAGCTCTTGCGTATGGAATTATCGGAGGGATTGTTGTAATAACGGGCTCCACATTCGGTGCGCTGAATTCAAATCCATGGTTTAATCTGGGAATAGCTTTAATTTTTATTATCCTTGCCCTTGCGATGTTCGATATTTTAACTATAGATTTTTCAAGGTTTCAACCTGCCGGCCGTTTAAATAAAAACAAGGGTTTTTTTATAGTATTTTTTATGGGAGGCGTGTCAGCGTTGCTTGCGGGCGCCTGTGTTGCGCCGGTTGTAATTGCGATGCTTGTTTTTGCAAGCCAGGTCTATTCGCAGGGCAATTTTATTGGTATTTTTATGCCGTTTTTTTTAGGCATAGGCATGGGCAGCCCCTGGCCGTTTGCCGGCGCGGGATTATCTTTACTGCCCAGGCCTGGAAAATGGATGCTTGTTATAAAAAAAATATTTGCTGTAATCATTCTGCTTTCAGGATTTTATTACGGCCATCTTGCCTACGGCATCTATAAAACGGCGCAGGACCCGAATAAAACATTTTATTGGCATTCAACCATCAGGATTGATTATAAAGGTTGGCATGATAATCTTGGCCGGGCTTTGGGAATTGCTAACAAAGAAAAAAAACCTTTATTAATCGATTTCTGGGCAAGCTGGTGCAAAAATTGTACGGCAATGGACAAAACGACCTTGAAGAACGAGCTGGTGAATAAAAAATTAAAACCTTTTATCAAGCTTAAATTCCGGGCTGAACGGCCGGATTCAAAAGAAATAAAAGAAGTTTTGGATTATTTTGGAGTGATGGGGCTTCCGACTTTTCTGATCCTGGAACCTATTAGGGATGTAGACTGA
- a CDS encoding glycine zipper domain-containing protein produces the protein MKKYTLLSILTISLLISAGCSKAYKVKPMPFKIPASYGNSVDVAGAEIAAEAFTDPVKTKDAFGFDILGAKMLPVQVVFDNQGPHALEIDGAQTFLEDAKGNLWPILSSEIAHERATKYAKTGQIVKEGASKSLWGAAAGSIIGAAVGIVTGDNVAEAAGIGAAVGAAAGATAGGMVGYSSDDARRKIATDLRVKSLQNRSIEPKNLAYGFLFFPGEANSAIKLRLRLVEEDTGDGHVVVLGFRKRTEK, from the coding sequence ATGAAAAAATATACGTTATTATCGATTTTAACAATTAGCCTGCTTATTTCTGCGGGCTGCTCCAAGGCCTATAAAGTTAAACCAATGCCATTTAAAATTCCTGCTTCGTACGGAAATAGTGTAGATGTTGCGGGTGCTGAGATTGCTGCCGAAGCATTCACCGATCCAGTTAAAACAAAAGATGCCTTTGGATTTGATATACTCGGCGCAAAAATGCTTCCTGTCCAGGTTGTATTCGATAACCAGGGACCCCACGCGCTGGAAATTGATGGCGCGCAGACTTTTCTTGAGGATGCAAAGGGCAATTTATGGCCGATTTTAAGCAGTGAAATCGCCCATGAAAGAGCTACAAAATATGCCAAAACAGGGCAGATAGTCAAAGAGGGAGCATCAAAAAGCCTGTGGGGCGCAGCAGCCGGCTCTATCATAGGCGCGGCTGTGGGAATAGTAACCGGTGACAATGTGGCCGAGGCTGCAGGCATAGGCGCTGCCGTGGGAGCCGCGGCAGGCGCCACCGCAGGTGGAATGGTCGGTTACAGTTCGGATGACGCTCGAAGAAAAATTGCAACCGACCTGCGCGTGAAATCACTGCAAAACAGATCTATTGAACCGAAAAATCTTGCCTATGGATTCCTGTTTTTTCCTGGTGAAGCTAATTCGGCAATTAAACTTCGCCTAAGGCTGGTTGAAGAGGATACCGGAGATGGGCATGTAGTTGTTTTGGGGTTCAGGAAAAGAACCGAAAAATGA
- a CDS encoding DUF4258 domain-containing protein, which translates to MEIDNIINAIQGNRIRITDHADEEGESDQLTFDEIYFSVFHGAIIEDYPDDKPYPSCLIYGQTFSGDPVHSVWAFNDENQWAVLITVYRPDPDRWINFRVRRKKS; encoded by the coding sequence ATGGAAATTGACAATATCATTAATGCTATACAAGGCAACAGAATACGGATTACCGATCATGCTGATGAAGAAGGTGAATCCGATCAATTGACATTTGATGAAATATATTTCTCGGTTTTTCATGGCGCAATTATTGAAGATTATCCAGATGATAAGCCATATCCGAGTTGCCTTATTTATGGCCAAACTTTTAGCGGTGATCCTGTTCACAGCGTTTGGGCTTTTAATGATGAGAATCAATGGGCTGTTCTCATAACAGTCTATCGCCCAGATCCCGATCGCTGGATTAATTTCCGAGTAAGGAGAAAAAAATCATGA
- a CDS encoding archaeosortase/exosortase family protein, whose amino-acid sequence MFFLTFMLFAFILHQNFVSNFLNGFVSNCTALHVAFLLKIFGINAYSQGVIVCGETFSLTIVKECTSYYKMMLLVSAIIAYPSPVKHKITGCIAGTVIIYLLNLFRVASLFITGVYFRNSFDMAHEHVTQTIFTFLVAVLWLLWISRANKTASKQ is encoded by the coding sequence GTGTTTTTTTTAACCTTTATGCTCTTTGCGTTTATTTTGCACCAAAATTTTGTTTCGAATTTTCTCAATGGGTTTGTATCAAATTGTACAGCTTTACATGTTGCGTTTTTACTTAAAATATTTGGTATAAATGCTTATTCACAGGGAGTTATTGTTTGTGGAGAAACATTTAGTTTAACCATTGTCAAAGAATGCACATCTTACTACAAAATGATGCTTCTCGTCTCAGCGATAATTGCCTATCCTTCTCCTGTTAAGCATAAAATAACGGGATGTATTGCGGGCACAGTAATTATCTATTTATTAAATCTTTTCCGCGTGGCCAGTCTTTTTATAACTGGTGTATATTTTAGAAACAGCTTTGATATGGCACATGAACATGTTACCCAAACTATATTTACATTTTTGGTGGCCGTTTTATGGCTACTTTGGATCTCAAGAGCAAATAAAACTGCATCAAAACAGTGA